A region of Gracilinanus agilis isolate LMUSP501 chromosome 3, AgileGrace, whole genome shotgun sequence DNA encodes the following proteins:
- the CSTB gene encoding cystatin-B, with the protein MMCGGASATKPATAETQRIADAVKTELEEKENRKFPIFKTIEFKSQLVAGVNYFIKVLVGEEEFIHLRVFQSLPHENKPLELSSYQTNKAKTDELAYF; encoded by the exons ATGATGTGCGGGGGAGCTTCAGCCACCAAGCCGGCTACTGCTGAAACCCAGCGGATCGCAGACGCG GTGAAGACAGAgcttgaagagaaagaaaataggaagtTCCCAATCTTTAAGACTATAGAATTTAAAAGTCAATTGGTTGCTGGAGTAAACTACTTTATTAAG GTCCTTGTTGGTGAAGAGGAATTTATACATTTGAGAGTATTCCAAAGCCTTCCTCATGAAAATAAGCCATTGGAACTATCAAGTTATCAAACCAACAAAGCCAAGACTGATGAACTGGCCTATTTTTAA